A window from Drosophila willistoni isolate 14030-0811.24 chromosome XR unlocalized genomic scaffold, UCI_dwil_1.1 Seg143, whole genome shotgun sequence encodes these proteins:
- the LOC6646316 gene encoding uncharacterized protein LOC6646316, translating into MLPTCCHQIVAVLLLSLLSLSFSVLPVQGQFFYHQALANSQRSAYEPASPYQGYATADAHPSVVQNAHWESELPAELSKSSRFYNDPVIAANLAKESLLTRKEMAVIDREAEKIPREQVYKLFKNAGYLSRR; encoded by the coding sequence ATGTTGCCCACCTGTTGCCATCAAATTGTTGCAGTCTTGTTGTTATCTTTGCTGTCATTGAGCTTCAGTGTCTTGCCTGTCCAGGGTCAATTCTTCTATCATCAGGCTTTGGCCAATAGCCAGCGTTCAGCATATGAGCCTGCCTCGCCCTATCAGGGTTATGCCACAGCCGATGCTCATCCATCTGTTGTCCAAAATGCTCATTGGGAATCCGAATTGCCAGCGGAATTATCAAAGAGTTCACGTTTCTACAATGATCCGGTTATTGCTGCCAACTTGGCCAAGGAATCGCTGCTGACTAGAAAAGAAATGGCTGTAATCGATCGCGAGGCTGAGAAAATACCAAGGGAACAGGTCTATAAGCTATTCAAAAATGCAGGATATCTGAGTCGCAGATAA
- the LOC6646319 gene encoding UPF0193 protein EVG1 homolog — protein MHRHRYNNVQVKSLSNGLMQGIEQQQQQQPENGHNNVERLPMWPSERIAPGGAGAFHSAKVEYSKETADLIRLLVKESKMSMLMRKQIDETLRKGEPLPLPKPQRPNTNNDPDRETLAILERARNAKRKNLRQIVASGAYNSSYYRPPTDNRMVNEKSKAKLQFTMAGTHLPDPAIKPQRRPREEQHVSEEDIINELLDQINERAEWLTEMEELGQGKKYRPEIRDQIAERLHRIRALESKLKMKSEGGFRFVD, from the exons ATGCATAGGCATCGCTATAACAATGTCCAGGTGAAGAGTCTGTCGAATGGCCTGATGCAGGGGAttgagcaacagcagcagcagcaaccggAGAATGGCCATAATAATGTGGAGCGTTTGCCCATGTGGCCCAGTGAACGCATTGCGCCTGGAGGAGCTGGTGCCTTTCATAGCGCCAAAGTGGAGTACAGCAAGGAGACAGCTGATTTAATTCGAT TGCTTGTCAAGGAATCCAAGATGTCCATGTTGATGCGTAAGCAAATTGATGAGACTTTACGTAAAGGTGAACCACTGCCATTGCCCAAGCCGCAACGTCCGAATACCAATAACGATCCCGATAGAGAGACATTGGCCATTTTGGAGCGAGCTCGGAATGCCAAGCGTAAGAATCTTCGCCAGATTGTGGCCAGCGGTGCCTATAACTCAAGCTATTATCGTCCGCCCACCGATAATCGTATGGTTAATGAGAAATCCAAAGCGAAGCTACAATTCACAATGGCTGGCACACATCTACCGGATCCGGCCATTAAACCCCAACGTCGCCCTCGTGAGGAACAGCATGTGTCCGAGGAAGATATCATCAATGAAT TGCTTGATCAGATCAATGAGCGTGCCGAGTGGCTGACCGAGATGGAGGAACTTGGCCAGGGTAAGAAATATCGTCCTGAGATTCGTGATCAAATTGCCGAACGTTTGCATCGCATACGGGCCTTGGAGtccaaattgaaaatgaagtCGGAGGGCGGTTTTCGTTTTGTCGATTAA
- the LOC6646313 gene encoding protein Pixie translates to MSRRKDNEETDKQTRIAIVSDDKCKPKRCRQECKKSCPVVRMGKLCIEVTPTSKIASLSEELCIGCGICVKKCPFEAITIINLPSNLEKHTTHRYNKNSFKLHRLPIPRPGEVLGLVGQNGIGKSTALKILAGKQKPNLGKFASPPDWTEILAYFRGSELQNYFTKILEDNLKALVKPQYVDQIPKAVRGQVGELLDKKNDLNIQTKICEMLDLSHIRDRDIAQLSGGELQRFAIATVCIQDADIFMFDEPSSYLDVKQRLNAALTIRSLLHPTKFIIVVEHDLSVLDYLSDFICCLYGVPGCYGVVTMPFSVREGINIFLDGFVPTENMRFRTESLTFKVSESATEEEIKRMNHYVYPSMVKTLGKFELTVEKGHFSDSEILVLLGENGTGKTTFIRMLAGNLQPDGEVELPMLNISYKPQKISPKFQNHVRHLLHDKIRDAYVHPQFIADVMKPMKIEEIMDQEVPNLSGGELQRVALVLCLGKPADVYLIDEPSAYLDSEQRLVAAKVIKRYILHAKKTGFVVEHDFIMATYLADRVIVIEGQPSVKTTASTPQSLLNGMNRFLELLGITFRRDPNNFRPRINKNNSVKDTEQKRSGQFFFLEDEASN, encoded by the exons ATGTCGCGTAGAAAAGACAACGAGGAGACAGACAAGCAGACCCGTATTGCCATTGTCAGCGATGACAAGTGCAAACCAAAACGGTGTCGTCAGGAGTGCAAGAAATCCTGCCCAGTGGTGCGCATGGGCAAGCTGTGCATTGAGGTGACACCCACGTCTAAGATAGCCTCATTGTCCGAGGAACTGTGCATCGGTTGTGGTATCTGTGTCAAG AAATGCCCATTTGAGGCCATCACAATCATTAATTTGCCCAGCAATCTGGAAAAGCACACAACTCATCGGTATAATAAAAACTCCTTTAAGCTGCATCGTTTGCCTATACCGCGTCCGGGCGAAGTGCTTGGTCTTGTTGGCCAAAATGGTATTGGCAAGTCAACGGCCCTGAAGATCCTGGCTGGCAAGCAAAAGCCCAATTTGGGTAAATTCGCTAGTCCACCCGACTGGACGGAAATCCTTGCCTATTTCCGTGGCTCAGAGCTGCAGAATTACTTTACCAAGATATTGGAAGATAATTTAAAGGCTTTAGTCAAGCCGCAGTATGTCGATCAGATCCCAAAGGCGGTGCGTGGTCAAGTTGGTGAATTGCTGGACAAGAAGAATGATCTGAACATTCAGACCAAGATATGCGAGATGCTGGACCTGTCGCACATACGAGACCGTGATATAGCCCAGCTGTCTGGAGGAGAATTGCAGCGATTTGCCATTGCCACTGTGTGTATACAGGATGCGGATATCTTCATGTTTGACGAGCCGTCTTCGTATTTGGATGTCAAGCAGCGTCTTAATGCTGCCCTTACCATACGCTCGCTGCTCCATCCCACCAA ATTCATTATTGTTGTGGAGCACGATTTGTCTGTGCTGGATTACCTGTCTGATTTCATTTGCTGCCTTTATGGTGTCCCTGGTTGCTATGGAGTGGTCACTATGCCCTTCTCTGTGCGCGAAGGCATCAATATTTTCCTAGACGGTTTTGTACCCACGGAGAATATGCGTTTCCGCACGGAATCCCTTACGTTTAAGGTCTCCGAATCAGCTACAGAAGAGGAAATTAAGCGTATGAATCATTATGTTTATCCATCCATGGTCAAGACACTCGGCAAATTCGAGCTTACTGTGGAAAAAGGCCATTTTAGTGATTCGGAAATTTTGGTTCTGCTCGGCGAAAATGGTACTGGAAAGACGACATTTATTCGAATGCTTGCTGGAAATCTGCAACCAGATGGTGAAGTGGAGCTGCCCATGTTGAATATCTCGTACAAACCGCAAAAGATTTCCCCCAAATTCCAAAACCATGTACGTCATTTATTGCATGACAAGATTCGTGATGCCTATGTGCATCCGCAGTTTATAGCGGATGTTATGAAACCCATGAAGATTGAAGAAATCATGGATCAGGAGGTACCCAACCTATCTGGTGGTGAGTTGCAGCGTGTGGCATTGGTTCTATGTCTGGGCAAACCAGCAGATGTATATCTTATTGATGAGCCCTCCGCCTATTTGGATTCCGAGCAACGTCTGGTGGCTGCCAAGGTTATCAAGCG ttaCATTTTGCATGCCAAGAAAACGGGCTTTGTTGTAGAGCACGATTTCATTATGGCCACCTACCTCGCTGACCGTGTCATTGTGATCGAAGGTCAGCCCTCAGTCAAGACCACGGCATCTACGCCACAATCGTTGTTGAATGGCATGAACCGTTTCCTAGAACTGCTCGGCATCACCTTCCGTCGCGATCCCAATAACTTCAGGCCGCGCATCAATAAAAATAACTCTGTTAAAGATACGGAACAGAAGCGTTCCGGTCAATTCTTCTTTTTGGAGGATGAGGCTTCGAAttaa
- the LOC6646315 gene encoding uncharacterized protein LOC6646315: MEADAMAMTQPTATTGGGGPSNGAMAMALESFDISLVDANAAGSIPNQYEENVDHLRKLFSQNNLVSFSIAHIACSAGSSSGDNYMSVVKRVTISKANDEEEQQQQQQKQQKKQQHQQQDQVLASSEKVTVIIKRQIPSLSRRQLYRCEEAFSNEINVYRHLVPVLRRYSQHQLFPLCHIADTHDQGESGEPIIVLQDLKSLGFRMQNRLAGLELRHCLLVMKKLAQLHAASLAAQQLESLHFAEKCGHMSEIVYCQQAADFYSHILDTSVQQALDSLHSSNADGSLTAPIRLIQQLQPKLFEQLQRQINAAAESPLSVVCHGDLWVNNIMFRSQPEEAIFFDLQAMRRTSPVFDILHFIYTSTRRQLRDVHTDTMLAAYAEALARELGHQLRHTPAAKELAGLCETFSLQRLSAEYVRQVHYGLAICMWILPAVTFDPNNLPNLDVISELNRNGKEIKYTLKLTPEYHLRIRELAMEFYEHGYLEEMQAKL, translated from the exons ATGGAGGCGGACGCTATGGCAATGACCCAGCCCACGGCAACAACCGGAGGAGGAGGACCTTCGAATGGTGCCATGGCAATGGCCTTAGAGTCATTTGACATCAGTCTAGTCGATGCCAATGCCGCGGGCTCCATTCCGAATCAATATGAGGAGAATGTCGATCATTTACGTAAATTGTTTAGTCAAAATAATTTGGTATCCTTTAGCATTGCCCACATTGCGTGCAGTGCGGGCAGTAGCAGTGGCGATAATTATATGTCTGTGGTGAAACGTGTGACAATCAGCAAGGCAAATGATGAGGaagaacagcagcagcagcagcaaaagcagcagaagaagcagcagcatcaacagcaagATCAAGTACTGGCATCCAGCGAAAAGG TCACTGTGATTATCAAACGACAAATTCCCAGTCTGTCGCGACGTCAGCTTTACCGTTGCGAGGAGGCCTTCAGCAATGAGATTAATGTCTATCGTCATTTGGTGCCTGTTTTACGTCGCTATAGCCAACATCAGTTGTTCCCGCTATGCCATATAGCCGACACCCACGACCAGGGCGAGAGTGGAGAACCGATTATAGTGCTGCAGGATCTGAAATCTTTGGGATTTCGCATGCAGAATCGTTTGGCTGGCCTGGAACTTCGCCATTGCCTGCTGGTGATGAAG aaACTAGCACAATTGCATGCCGCTTCCTTGGCTGCCCAGCAACTAGAATCGTTGCATTTCGCTGAGAAATGTGGACATATGAGCGAGATTGTATACTGCCAGCAGGCGGCTGACTTCTATTCTCATATATTGGACACATCGGTTCAGCAGGCCTTGGATAGTCTACATTCGTCCAATGCCGATGGCAGCCTGACCGCACCCATACGCCTCATTCAGCAATTGCAACCCAAACTGTTTGAGCAACTGCAGCGGCAAATTAATGCAGCAGCCGAGTCTCCTCTTAGTGTTGTGTGCCACGGTGATTTGTGGGTGAACAACATCATGTTTCGATCCCAGCCCGAGGAGGCCATATTCTTTGATCTGCAGGCAATGCGACGTACATCGCCGGTGTTTGACATACTGCACTTTATATACACCAGCACAAGAAGACAACTAAGGGATGTGCACACAGACACCATGCTGGCTGCCTATGCCGAGGCTTTGGCCAGGGAACTAGGCCATCAGTTAAGGCACACACCGGCAGCAAAAGAACTGGCTGGGCTATGTGAAACATTTTCACTGCAGCGACTCAGCGCCGAATATGTGCGACAAGTGCACTATGGTCTGGCCATATGTATGTGGATACTGCCAGCGGTCACCTTTGATCCAAATAATCTACCCAATCTCGATGTGATAAGCGAACTAAATCGCAACGGCAAGGAGATTAAATACACCCTAAAGCTAACACCGGAATACCATTTGCGTATTAGGGAGTTGGCCATGGAGTTCTATGAGCATGGCTATCTGGAGGAGATGCAGGCGAAATTATGA
- the LOC6646318 gene encoding protein phosphatase methylesterase 1, with translation MSSLQRTILKGKLPPTIPSGRIGRADSFKKSRIRDYKPGMWNEFFADKEDVKVDEQRTFRVYRTKKPEKSGPVLLLLHGGGYSALTWAHFCSEVTRMIHCQCLCIDLRGHGDSKVDDEDDLSADTLAKDIGDLLTKLYPEDMPQIYVVGHSMGGAIAVHFAHMALVPNLIGITVIDVVEGTAMEALASMQSFLRSRPKYFQSIPNAIEWCIRSGQVRNVDSAKVSMPGQIINCTTNQLATNDLPLPDDVLEEAHHTSMFPNPFSISEDEETGQTGDDTDASGEGAAAAAGSADFKKPITTKAMTDAAKNYTWRIDLSKSEKYWVGWFSGLSEKFLNLRLPKQLLLASIDGLDRTLTVGQMQGRFQMQVLARCGHAVHEDRPHEVAEVISGYLIRNRFAEAAGEFRCHMPSC, from the exons ATGTCAAGTTTACAACGTACAATCCTCAAGGGCAAATTGCCACCCACAATTCCAAGTGGGCGAATCGGAAGAGC CGATTCCTTTAAAAAGTCACGCATACGTGACTACAAACCGGGCATGTGGAATGAATTCTTTGCTGACAAGGAGGACGTCAAGGTAGACGAGCAACGCACTTTTCGCGTCTATCGTACCAAGAAGCCCGAAAAGTCAGGCCCagtattgttgttattgcatGGAGGAGGCTATTCGGCTCTTACCTGGGCTCACTTTTGT TCGGAAGTGACTCGCATGATACACTGTCAGTGTTTGTGCATCGACTTGAGGGGCCACGGAGATAGCAAAGTGGATGACGAGGACGACCTATCGGCGGATACGTTGGCCAA GGATATTGGCGATTTACTTACAAAACTTTATCCGGAGGATATGCCACAAATCTACGTTGTGGGCCACTCAATGGGTGGTGCCATTGCCGTGCATTTCGCTCACATGGCTTTGGTGCCCAATCTAATTGGGATCACTGTCATCGATGTAGTTGAAGGAACGGCCATGGAGGCTTTAGCAAGCATGCAAAGCTTTTTGCGTTCGCGTCCGAAATACTTTCAGAGCATACCCAATGCCATCGAATGGTGCATACGCAGTGGACAAGTTCGTAATGTGGACAGTGCCAAGGTGTCCATGCCTGGGCAGATAATTAA CTGTACAACGAATCAACTGGCAACGAATGACCTGCCATTGCCCGATGATGTCCTCGAGGAGGCCCACCACACTAGTATGTTCCCCAATCCATTTAGCATTTCTGAGGATGAGGAAACTGGCCAAACTGGCGATGATACTGATGCAAGTGGCGAaggtgcagcagcagcggctgGCAGTGCGGACTTTAAGAAACCTATCACCACCAAGGCTATGACAGATGCAGCTAAAAA TTACACCTGGCGAATTGATCTGTCTAAGTCAGAAAAGTATTGGGTGGGATGGTTTTCTGGGCTCAGCGAGAAGTTTCTGAATTTGCGCTTGCCCAAACAGTTGCTATTGGCCAGCATTGATGGCCTTGATCGCACTTTAACGGTGGGCCAAATGCAGGGACGCTTTCAGATGCAGGTTCTAGCCCGTTGTGGTCATGCCGTCCACGAGGACCGTCCACATGAGGTTGCCGAGGTTATAAGCGGCTATTTGATACGTAATCGTTTTGCGGAGGCGGCTGGAGAATTCCGCTGCCATATGCCATCCTGTTAA
- the LOC6646314 gene encoding signal recognition particle subunit SRP68 gives MVEENPNNGENPEKTDGGAAVVEPPKIFTVEILHMIKDAQQQHGLRHGDYQRYRGYCTRRIRRLRKALKYPQGDKRHFKRRDVTLTQLTGKKADERFIHIPLISSERAWAYAMQLKQEANTEPRKRFHLINKLRRACFYALQLQELCNSEVFDARTKLECEAYVAWMHGTLHFELQLWKSAGEHLKRAQVVYENLAKALPDDEQELYRAKVNEFAPNLRYCAYNISGGASGGKIDEILELRAQGVLENLDVLVSQTKTESSEGLQTIDWRGRKVTVRPEKVRLFLLSAQELDKSLAKTTKLDGKIELIERILMDCKDAIQAVRDEIKQDPKLRSLTTGQTVSGVQYLLAYLSYIRHSRTLQRNLCLVDQAKLNFDDPNQKSQIVGDGKRVRSQDLARLYEIILQNVTEMQQIAGMEEDVQYQSEVANLAITFKAFRCYYIALTLIDMKKWKEAVALYERASNYATEALKGKSSSEFQMQAELKQVVSTIDGCKFSAHAYSVLEDDTKEDAGGSSSKSQKTTKPLYERLSEYKEDQPLHTKTPNVFKLTPDMEPIPCKPLFFDLAMNYMELPSLESKLESSGKKGASITGFVKGFLGWGGGGNK, from the exons ATGGTCGAAGAAAATCCAAATAATGGGGAAAATCCGGAGAAAACTGATGGCGGAGCAGCCGTGGTGGAGCCACCGAAAATCTTTACTGTCGAAA TATTGCACATGATTAAGGAtgcacagcagcagcatggTCTGCGTCATGGTGACTATCAGCGCTATCGTGGATATTGCACGCGTCGCATACGACGTCTCCGCAAGGCATTAAAGTATCCGCAGGGCGACAAGCGCCACTTCAAACGCCGTGATGTGACCCTTACCCAATTGACGGGTAAAAAAGCTGATGAGCGCTTTATTCACATTCCTCTGATCAGTTCCGAGCGAGCCTGGGCCTATGCCATGCAGCTGAAGCAAGAGGCAAATACGGAACCAAGGAAGCGCTTCCATTTGATCAACAAGTTACGTCGGGCCTGTTTCTATGCTCTGCAATTGCAAGAGTTGTGCAAT TCGGAGGTCTTTGACGCCCGTACGAAGCTGGAATGTGAAGCCTATGTAGCCTGGATGCATGGCACTCTGCATTTTGAGCTGCAGCTTTGGAAGTCGGCGGGCGAGCATTTAAAACGCGCCCAGGTAGTCTATGAGAATCTGGCCAAGGCCTTACCCGATGACGAGCAGGAGCTGTATCGTGCCAAGGTTAATGAGTTCGCGCCCAATCTCCGTTACTGTGCCTACAACATCAGTGGTGGGGCTAGCGGGGGCAAGATCGACGAGATTCTCGAGCTGCGTGCCCAGGGAGTACTCGAAAATCTTGATGTGTTGGTCAGCCAAACGAAGACAGAAAGTAGCGAAGGCCTGCAGACAATCGACTGGCGTGGACGAAAGGTTACTGTGCGACCAGAGAAGGTGCGTCTGTTCCTACTTAGTGCCCAGGAGCTAGACAAGTCCCTGGCCAAGACAACCAAATTAGACGGCAAAATTGAACTAATCGAACGCATTCTAATGGACTGCAAGGATGCCATTCAGGCGGTAAGGGATGAAATTAAACAGGATCCTAAACTGCGATCATTGACGACCGGTCAAACAGTGTCTGGCGTGCAATATTTGCTAGCCTATTTGAGTTATATACGCCATAGCCGGACTCTCCAGCGTAATCTTTGCCTTGTGGACCAG GCCAAGCTCAACTTTGACGATCCCAATCAAAAATCCCAAATCGTTGGCGATGGCAAACGTGTTCGCTCTCAGGATTTGGCCCGCCTTTATGAGATCATTTTGCAGAATGTGACAGAAATGCAGCAAATCGCCGGCATGGAGGAGGATGTTCAGTATCAGAGTGAAGTTGCCAATTTGGCCATTACATTTAAGGCGTTCCGCTGTTATTACATTGCTCTTACGCTCATCGACATGAAGAAATGGAAAGAAGCTGTGGCTCTCTATGAGCGCGCTTCCAACTATGCCACTGAGGCTCTGAAAGGGAAATCATCCTCAGAGTTCCAAATGCAGGCGGAGCTCAAACAAGTTGTATCCACCATCGATGGCTGCAAGTTTTCGGCCCACGCCTACAGCGTTTTAGAGGATGACACAAAGGAGGATGCCGGTGGCTCCTCATCCAAATCCCAGAAGACAACGAAACCGCTTTATGAGCGTCTATCAGAGTACAAGGAGGATCAGCCGCTTCATACCAAGACACCAAATGTGTTCAAACTTACTCCAGATATGGAACCTATTCCCTGCAAGCCCCTGTTCTTTGATTTGGCAATGAACTATATGGAATTGCCATCGCTGGAATCCAAGTTGGAATCATCTGGCAAGAAGGGCGCCTCCATAACGGGCTTCGTTAAAGGCTTCTTGGGTTGGGGCGGCGGCGGCAACAAGTGA
- the LOC6646317 gene encoding N-acetylgalactosamine kinase: MTSKANGNGTAQILGDEYVAKLSLQPENKIFQRLQELGTYFKDQYGSKPEFYVRVPGRVNLIGEHVDYCGYSVLPMALSTQSIILAVGPNPVESQLQLRNLDEAKFQGFECDLKKFSIELPKIGGPAWYLYFLCGIKGVQEHLGSKWQPRGMRIAVIGNVPLAAGLSSSSAMVSSAVLATANVQGMQLDRKELASISARCEQYIGTHSGGMDQAIAYLGKEGCAHHIEFHPKLKGTPVTLPAGKCFVVANSLAQKNKAASSDYNERVVECRLATRWLAKYKNLSNWRNFTRFIDLEEACRMDNATFEELIEQQLTKLIYSRSDICQELGITEQELEKDFLSANTRHMEQFKLRQRALHVIQESGRVAKFRKICEQLALRSSEEDVKHLGQLMRQSHQSLRELYECSHPDVERLIAISNKMDVSARVTGAGWGGCIVAMCNSIDAAEQYIKVLKTDYYAHLPAHLLERYQPNDFNEVVFATFPGNGAELIV, from the exons ATGACATCGAAGGCAAATGGCAATGGAACTGCCCAAATTTTGGGCGATGAGTACGTGGCCAAATTATCGCTTCAACCGGAGAATAAGATCTTTCAACGATTACAGGAGTTGGGAACCTATTTTAAGGATCAATATGGCTCCAAGCCGGAATTTTATGTCCGAGTCCCAGGACGTGTTAATCTCATAGGCGAACATGTTGACTATTGTGGCTATTCAGTTTTACCCATGGCTCTGTCCACGCAAAGCATAATATTAGCTGTTGGTCCTAATCCCGTGGAGAGTCAATTACAACTACGTAATCTTGATGAGGCCAAGTTTCAAGGATTTGAGTGTGATTTAAAGAAGTTTAG CATTGAGCTACCCAAAATTGGTGGTCCAGCGTGGTATTTGTATTTCCTCTGTGGCATCAAGGGTGTCCAGGAACATCTGGGGAGTAAGTGGCAGCCCCGGGGCATGCGAATTGCCGTTATCGGCAATGTTCCTCTGGCAGCTGGTCTCTCTAGCTCCAGTGCCATGGTCAGCTCTGCAGTATTGGCCACAGCCAATGTGCAGGGCATGCAGTTGGATCGTAAGGAGCTGGCCTCCATATCGGCCAGGTGTGAGCAATATATTGGCACGCATAGCGGAGGAATGGACCAGGCCATTGCCTATCTGGGAAAAGAAGGATGTGCCCATCACATTGAGTTCCATCCGAAATTGAAGGGGACTCCGGTTACATTGCCAGCAGGCAAATGTTTCGTAGTCGCCAATAGTTTGGCACAGAAAAACAAGGCAGCCTCCTCGGACTACAATGAACGCGTAGTGGAGTGCCGTCTGGCCACTCGCTGGTTGGCCAAGTATAAAAATCTCAGCAATTGGCGGAATTTTACACGTTTCATTGACCTCGAAGAAGCCTGTCGTATGGACAATGCCACATTTGAGGAGCTGATTGAGCAGCAGTTAACCAAATTGATTTATTCCCGATCAGATATATGCCAAGAGTTGGGTATAACTGAGCAAGAGCTTGAAAAAGATTTCTTATCGGCCAACACCCGGCATATGGAACAGTTTAAGCTGCGTCAACGGGCCCTTCATGTCATACAGG AATCTGGTCGAGTAGCTAAATTTCGAAAAATATGCGAGCAATTGGCTTTGCGATCAAGTGAAGAGGATGTCAAGCACCTGGGTCAACTTATGCGTCAATCTCACCAAAGTCTACGTGAGCTCTACGAGTGCTCGCATCCAGATGTGGAGCGCTTAATCGCCATATCCAATAAAATGGATGTCAGTGCACGTGTAACAGGAGCGGG aTGGGGCGGCTGTATTGTGGCCATGTGTAATTCAATTGATGCAGCTGAGCAGTATATCAAAGTGCTTAAAACTGATTACTATGCCCACTTGCCGGCTCACCTTTTGGAGCGCTATCAGCCAAATGATTTCAATGAGGTTGTTTTTGCCACATTTCCCGGCAATGGGGCCGAGTTGATTGTTTAA